In a genomic window of Roseiflexus castenholzii DSM 13941:
- a CDS encoding extracellular solute-binding protein, whose amino-acid sequence MQWPVLVRRGWLVVLSSLLLVSCGLLEPPPPTPTPEPRVLRVYTVRDPAIEGVVEIVSQEFRRRHPDVQIELIDGSGDYSELRGSAAAGNVPDVVWLIDMLTESLLESDLIIDLEEFARGDDSVNLADVHPMALELGRSRKRPGLFMIPVSLETIQMYYNRSLWEQSGAPLPRDDWTWDDLIAACKRLQGAAPGVDCLSFTNASLNGYAWWVYWLPWVRGAGGDALSADGTQSTLSSPQSLTGLQAYVDLWLTHKIAAPPASGGRDCFVDQTCAAFFSFAGVAQRYRDQIGDRFAWDVQLVPSHPAGRFTGIGTYGFAVTRASRDPQLAWDFVKIFIAPETQRALTAAHLGTPVLLSLSNDPTMMQLPAPPANMRAFVIGREAGIAPPRYPTACGSVYTGPVASALDDALNAAVRGLASVEGAFAVADRKIQTCLDANR is encoded by the coding sequence ATGCAGTGGCCTGTGTTGGTGCGCCGGGGATGGCTGGTCGTGCTGTCCTCCCTGCTCCTGGTGTCGTGCGGGTTGCTCGAACCGCCGCCGCCGACTCCGACGCCTGAGCCGCGCGTGTTGCGCGTCTACACTGTGCGCGACCCCGCTATCGAGGGGGTGGTTGAGATTGTCAGCCAGGAGTTTCGCCGTCGTCATCCCGACGTGCAGATTGAACTCATCGACGGCAGCGGCGATTATAGCGAATTGCGAGGCAGCGCCGCAGCCGGCAACGTTCCCGATGTCGTCTGGCTGATCGATATGCTGACCGAGTCGCTGCTCGAGTCTGATCTAATCATCGATCTGGAAGAATTCGCCAGAGGCGACGACAGCGTCAACCTGGCAGATGTGCATCCGATGGCGCTGGAACTCGGACGATCCCGCAAGCGCCCTGGTCTGTTCATGATTCCGGTATCGCTCGAAACCATTCAGATGTATTACAACCGTTCGCTCTGGGAACAATCCGGCGCGCCGCTGCCGCGCGATGACTGGACATGGGATGATCTGATCGCAGCGTGCAAACGCCTTCAGGGGGCGGCGCCAGGGGTTGATTGCCTGAGTTTCACGAATGCCAGCCTAAACGGCTACGCCTGGTGGGTTTACTGGCTGCCGTGGGTGCGCGGCGCTGGCGGCGATGCGCTCAGCGCTGACGGAACGCAATCAACGTTGAGTTCGCCGCAGTCGCTCACAGGGTTGCAGGCATATGTCGATCTCTGGCTCACGCACAAAATCGCAGCCCCACCCGCTTCTGGCGGACGCGACTGCTTCGTGGATCAGACGTGCGCTGCATTCTTTTCGTTTGCCGGCGTTGCGCAGCGGTACCGCGATCAGATCGGCGACCGCTTCGCCTGGGATGTGCAATTGGTTCCGAGCCATCCGGCAGGACGCTTCACCGGCATCGGCACGTATGGCTTCGCCGTAACGCGCGCCTCGCGCGATCCGCAACTGGCATGGGATTTTGTGAAAATCTTTATTGCTCCAGAAACGCAGCGTGCGCTGACGGCTGCACATCTGGGCACGCCGGTGCTCCTGTCGTTGAGTAACGATCCGACAATGATGCAACTGCCCGCGCCACCGGCGAACATGCGCGCGTTTGTGATCGGGCGCGAGGCAGGTATTGCACCGCCGCGCTACCCGACGGCATGCGGCAGCGTCTACACCGGTCCGGTGGCGTCGGCTCTCGATGACGCGCTCAACGCCGCAGTGCGCGGGTTGGCGTCCGTCGAGGGGGCGTTTGCGGTTGCAGACCGCAAGATACAGACATGCCTGGATGCGAATCGGTAG
- the mdh gene encoding malate dehydrogenase: MRPKISIIGAGFVGSTAAHWIASKELGDVVLVDIIDGVPQGKGLDLLQAGPIEGFDVKITGTNDYAATANSDIIIVTSGAPRKPGMSREDLIRVNADITRDCISKAAPLSPDAVIIMVNNPLDTMTYLAKQVSGFPKNRVVGQAGVLDTARYRTFIAMEAGVSVEDIQAMLMGGHGDEMVPLPRFTTISGIPVTEFISKERLDAIIERTRKGGGEIVNLLKTGSAYYAPSAATVQMVEAILRDKKRVLPCACYLEGEYGLNDIYFGVPCVLGAGGVERVLELPLNDEEMALVRKSAEAVSSSIATLKQM, encoded by the coding sequence ATGAGACCGAAAATTTCGATCATCGGTGCGGGATTCGTTGGTTCGACCGCCGCTCACTGGATCGCGTCCAAGGAACTGGGTGACGTGGTGCTGGTCGATATCATTGATGGCGTGCCGCAGGGCAAGGGACTCGATCTGTTGCAGGCCGGACCCATCGAGGGATTCGATGTGAAGATCACCGGCACAAACGACTACGCTGCAACCGCAAACTCCGACATCATTATCGTGACCTCGGGCGCGCCGCGCAAACCCGGCATGAGCCGCGAAGACCTGATCCGCGTCAATGCCGACATCACGCGCGACTGCATCTCCAAGGCGGCGCCGCTCTCGCCCGATGCGGTGATCATTATGGTGAACAACCCGCTCGACACGATGACGTACCTGGCGAAGCAGGTGAGCGGCTTCCCCAAGAACCGCGTTGTGGGGCAGGCAGGCGTCCTTGATACTGCGCGCTACCGGACGTTCATCGCCATGGAAGCCGGGGTGTCGGTCGAGGATATTCAGGCGATGTTGATGGGGGGGCATGGCGACGAAATGGTGCCATTGCCACGCTTCACCACGATCAGCGGCATTCCGGTGACCGAGTTCATCAGCAAGGAACGGCTCGACGCGATCATTGAACGCACACGCAAAGGCGGCGGCGAAATCGTCAATCTGCTGAAGACGGGCAGCGCCTACTATGCGCCGAGCGCCGCGACCGTACAGATGGTCGAGGCGATCCTGCGCGATAAGAAGCGCGTGTTGCCGTGTGCCTGTTACCTCGAAGGCGAGTATGGATTGAACGACATCTACTTCGGCGTTCCGTGCGTCCTTGGCGCCGGCGGCGTCGAACGGGTGCTCGAACTGCCGTTGAACGACGAGGAAATGGCGCTGGTGAGAAAGAGCGCCGAAGCGGTGAGTTCGTCAATCGCAACGCTCAAGCAGATGTAG
- a CDS encoding DUF2283 domain-containing protein, which produces MKVIYDRETDTLTVIFADTLVAESDEDKPGVILDYDMAGNLVSIEILDASRRVASPERIEYQVTLPTL; this is translated from the coding sequence ATGAAGGTCATCTATGATCGCGAAACCGATACGCTGACTGTCATCTTTGCTGACACGCTGGTTGCGGAGAGCGACGAGGACAAGCCTGGCGTGATTCTTGATTACGATATGGCTGGTAATCTGGTGTCCATCGAGATTCTGGACGCTTCGCGTCGAGTTGCGTCGCCAGAGCGTATCGAATATCAGGTGACGCTTCCGACGCTGTGA
- a CDS encoding DUF6069 family protein encodes MSTIAQTRFSNATLLRAGGAAALAAVAANVVARLILGAVMPLPPDFMPLTFGPIIAFTLFFTLIGIGVLAVVNRVAANPLRTYNIIGVIAFFVSLAPNLAGAANPSAMPMGGTGTDYLILIVFHVVAAAVFLGVLNLLVRRMQPHR; translated from the coding sequence ATGTCCACAATTGCACAGACACGCTTCTCAAACGCAACGTTACTCAGAGCTGGCGGCGCAGCGGCACTGGCTGCGGTTGCGGCAAATGTCGTCGCTCGCCTGATCCTTGGGGCAGTTATGCCGCTGCCGCCGGATTTCATGCCATTGACGTTCGGACCGATCATTGCCTTTACGCTCTTCTTTACGCTCATCGGCATCGGAGTGCTCGCCGTGGTCAATCGTGTCGCTGCCAATCCGCTCCGAACCTACAACATTATCGGCGTCATCGCGTTCTTTGTGTCGCTCGCGCCAAATCTGGCGGGCGCCGCCAATCCATCGGCGATGCCAATGGGAGGAACCGGGACCGATTATCTCATCCTGATCGTCTTCCACGTCGTGGCAGCGGCGGTGTTCCTTGGGGTTCTGAACCTTCTGGTGCGCAGGATGCAACCGCACAGATGA
- the lspA gene encoding signal peptidase II, which produces MTNSRTTLRHELQRYWLRPAVIAATILAFDQATKAWVLNTLGTVEGTSRPLIGDWLSLTLIHNTGIAFGMFDAGFSHVFTATSLIISLGAMYFYRYHLPGPHLISQVCLGLIVGGAIGNIIDRLRFGYVIDFVHVHWFPGIFNVADSAITVGVAVLALFLLLTGDGDQRRAGSDDALLNDLLNQDPRRPGP; this is translated from the coding sequence TTGACCAATTCGCGCACAACCCTACGGCACGAGTTGCAACGTTATTGGTTGCGTCCGGCTGTGATTGCTGCAACAATTCTCGCCTTTGACCAGGCGACAAAAGCATGGGTGCTCAACACTTTGGGCACGGTCGAAGGGACATCCCGCCCGCTCATCGGCGACTGGCTGAGCCTGACGCTGATTCATAATACCGGCATTGCGTTCGGAATGTTCGATGCCGGCTTCTCGCATGTTTTCACGGCGACGTCGCTCATTATCAGCCTGGGCGCGATGTATTTTTACCGCTATCATCTGCCCGGACCACACCTCATCTCACAGGTATGCCTTGGGCTGATCGTCGGTGGCGCGATCGGGAATATCATTGATCGGTTGCGCTTTGGTTATGTCATCGATTTCGTGCACGTACACTGGTTCCCCGGCATCTTCAATGTCGCCGACAGCGCAATTACCGTTGGCGTCGCTGTGCTGGCGCTCTTCCTGCTGCTAACCGGCGATGGCGATCAACGGCGAGCAGGCTCCGACGATGCGCTCTTGAACGATCTCCTTAATCAGGACCCGCGCAGACCCGGTCCGTAG
- a CDS encoding RluA family pseudouridine synthase: MSGSSEDMVHGELLQLIVEAADEGHRLDRYIAGKVPDLSRTYARHLIEDARVLLNNRQVRPASPVRVGDVVTVQLPEPQPVGLVAEALPLQIVYEDDDVVVIDKPAGIVVHPAPGHNRGTLVNALIARYPEMAISGDLRPGIVHRLDRDTSGLLVAARNDRALHSLQAQQQARRMLKIYLVVVEGRMNESGGVIDAPIARHPTDRVRMAVMAGGRPARTHWRVLEELGEYALIEARLETGRTHQIRVHFASRNRPVLADPLYGPKRPRATFGLTRQFLHAHRLGFALPSSGAWVEFTSPLPDDLAAALARLRQRANSAIRRT; encoded by the coding sequence TTGTCAGGGTCGAGCGAGGACATGGTGCATGGTGAACTGCTTCAACTGATCGTCGAGGCTGCCGATGAGGGTCATCGCCTGGACCGGTACATCGCCGGGAAAGTGCCCGATCTCTCGCGCACCTATGCTCGCCATTTGATCGAAGACGCCCGCGTGCTCCTCAACAATCGCCAGGTGCGTCCAGCCTCCCCTGTGCGCGTCGGAGATGTCGTCACCGTGCAATTGCCGGAACCACAGCCCGTCGGTCTGGTCGCCGAAGCGCTCCCGCTCCAGATTGTGTACGAGGACGATGATGTCGTTGTGATCGACAAGCCTGCGGGCATAGTTGTGCATCCCGCACCCGGTCACAACCGCGGCACGCTTGTGAATGCGTTGATCGCGCGCTATCCTGAGATGGCGATCAGCGGCGATCTGCGCCCCGGCATTGTGCATCGGCTCGACCGCGACACGTCGGGGTTGCTGGTGGCGGCGCGCAACGACCGCGCGTTGCATTCGTTGCAGGCACAACAGCAGGCGCGTCGCATGTTAAAAATCTATCTTGTGGTCGTCGAAGGACGGATGAATGAGTCTGGGGGGGTGATCGATGCACCCATCGCGCGCCATCCGACCGACCGGGTGCGCATGGCGGTGATGGCCGGCGGAAGACCGGCGCGCACCCACTGGCGCGTCCTGGAAGAACTGGGGGAGTATGCGCTGATCGAGGCGCGTCTGGAGACGGGACGAACCCATCAGATACGAGTGCATTTCGCCTCGCGCAATCGCCCCGTGCTCGCCGATCCGCTCTACGGACCGAAGCGTCCGCGCGCAACCTTTGGATTGACGCGCCAGTTTCTCCATGCGCATCGCCTGGGGTTTGCGCTGCCATCGAGCGGCGCATGGGTCGAGTTCACCTCGCCGCTGCCGGACGATCTGGCAGCAGCGCTCGCGCGATTGCGGCAGCGCGCCAACAGCGCCATCAGGCGCACGTGA
- a CDS encoding helix-turn-helix domain-containing protein has translation MSTEQNRRRRRATYVWKPEMIRALREHMDLTQRELADLLEVRQQTISEWETGLHTPHRSTQKTLSMVAERAGFPYLPQTAETPADGDGAQHNGEAPAERVDAGGAGANSD, from the coding sequence ATGAGCACAGAACAGAACAGGCGCCGCCGCCGGGCGACGTATGTCTGGAAGCCTGAAATGATTCGCGCGTTGCGAGAACATATGGACCTGACTCAACGCGAACTGGCAGATCTGCTGGAGGTGCGGCAGCAGACGATCAGCGAATGGGAAACCGGTCTGCATACGCCGCATCGCTCGACCCAGAAAACGTTGAGCATGGTGGCTGAGCGCGCCGGTTTTCCGTATCTGCCCCAAACCGCCGAAACGCCCGCTGATGGCGATGGTGCACAGCACAATGGCGAGGCGCCTGCCGAGCGCGTCGATGCCGGCGGGGCAGGCGCCAACAGCGATTGA
- a CDS encoding efflux RND transporter periplasmic adaptor subunit — protein sequence MTSVPQAKPGVRFPRPSLPVIIAAVLIVAVVATLVVPRLAGSGADPLRGGTPVTITRETLIAGISATGRIEPRQEAALGFTLPGRVADILVAEGDLVQAGAPLIRLDSREAEAQIASARAALAQAEADLRQLQEGATPEEIAQAQAQVESARGALAQTAGSVTNADIAAARARVEEARARLSALQGAPNNDELTAARAALTEAQAALDRQRSALATAKIDAERQVFERANRLRDAQTAFAAARDNLARVEADGKDPLTGAPLTDAGKRAYADAFAQAERAMQDAERALNQARIAHETARQNEITGLAEAEARVATAQANLDALLTPNPDRIAAARAALAQAEADLARLLGEQRQGALAAQQANLAAAEANLARLTADPRATDLARAQARVAQAQAQLDLAQIRLDDTTLKAPFTGVVARITVAPGEQAGQNPVLTLIDVSRFNVTVTVDEVDVARVAPGQEVEVLIDALGPPPLTGVVQRIAPQATNERNVTAYEVELEVTPGERPVRSGMTASATIITAKRENAISVPVQAIREENGVTVVDVIVTNNGRTTLVAQPVEVGIRAGDRVEIVSGLQEGQQVLLPGAR from the coding sequence GTGACTTCTGTTCCACAGGCAAAACCTGGTGTACGGTTTCCCCGGCCTTCGCTGCCGGTCATTATCGCGGCAGTATTAATAGTTGCTGTCGTCGCCACTCTGGTTGTGCCACGGCTGGCGGGCAGCGGCGCCGATCCGCTTCGGGGTGGCACGCCGGTCACCATTACCCGTGAAACGCTCATTGCCGGCATCAGCGCCACCGGACGCATCGAACCGCGCCAGGAAGCGGCGCTTGGTTTTACCCTCCCCGGTCGCGTCGCCGACATCCTGGTCGCCGAAGGCGATCTGGTTCAGGCCGGTGCGCCGCTGATCCGGCTCGACAGCCGCGAAGCCGAGGCGCAGATAGCGTCGGCGCGCGCGGCGCTGGCGCAAGCAGAAGCCGATCTGCGGCAGTTGCAGGAGGGCGCAACGCCGGAAGAAATCGCACAGGCACAGGCGCAGGTCGAATCTGCACGGGGTGCGCTGGCGCAAACCGCTGGCAGTGTTACAAACGCCGACATCGCCGCAGCCCGCGCCCGTGTCGAGGAGGCGCGCGCCCGCCTGAGCGCCCTGCAAGGGGCGCCGAACAACGATGAATTGACGGCAGCGCGCGCGGCGCTCACCGAAGCGCAGGCGGCGCTTGATCGGCAGCGCAGCGCTCTTGCAACCGCCAAGATCGATGCCGAACGCCAGGTGTTCGAGCGCGCCAATCGTTTGCGCGATGCGCAGACTGCCTTCGCCGCCGCGCGCGACAATCTGGCGCGGGTCGAGGCGGACGGCAAGGACCCGTTGACCGGCGCGCCACTCACCGATGCAGGCAAGCGCGCCTATGCCGATGCGTTCGCGCAGGCGGAGCGCGCTATGCAAGATGCGGAACGGGCGCTCAATCAGGCGCGTATTGCCCACGAAACGGCGCGCCAGAACGAAATCACCGGACTGGCGGAGGCTGAGGCGCGCGTCGCAACCGCACAGGCAAACCTCGATGCCCTGCTTACCCCCAACCCTGATCGCATTGCTGCTGCGCGCGCGGCGCTGGCACAGGCGGAAGCCGACCTTGCCCGCCTGCTCGGCGAGCAGCGTCAGGGTGCGCTGGCAGCGCAACAGGCGAACCTTGCGGCTGCCGAAGCCAACCTGGCGCGCCTGACTGCCGATCCGCGCGCAACCGATCTGGCGCGCGCACAGGCGCGGGTGGCGCAGGCGCAGGCACAGCTCGACCTGGCGCAGATCCGGCTTGATGATACAACCCTGAAAGCGCCCTTCACCGGCGTGGTCGCGCGCATCACCGTGGCCCCTGGCGAGCAAGCCGGTCAGAATCCGGTGTTGACGCTGATCGACGTAAGCCGTTTCAACGTTACTGTGACGGTCGATGAAGTAGACGTAGCGCGCGTTGCGCCCGGTCAGGAAGTCGAAGTCCTGATCGATGCCCTTGGTCCGCCGCCGCTGACCGGCGTGGTGCAGCGCATCGCACCACAGGCGACCAATGAGCGCAATGTCACTGCCTATGAGGTGGAACTCGAAGTGACGCCCGGCGAACGGCCAGTGCGCTCGGGTATGACCGCAAGCGCCACGATTATCACCGCGAAGCGCGAAAACGCAATCAGCGTTCCGGTTCAGGCGATCCGTGAAGAGAATGGCGTGACCGTCGTGGATGTGATTGTCACCAACAACGGGCGCACAACTCTGGTTGCGCAGCCGGTCGAGGTTGGCATTCGCGCTGGCGACCGGGTCGAAATTGTGAGCGGATTGCAGGAAGGGCAGCAGGTGCTGTTGCCCGGCGCTCGATAA
- a CDS encoding ABC transporter ATP-binding protein, translated as MHPETEYITPVGAIDFVTEPVVRIEHVTKEFITGGNRFRALDDVSLDIHRGEMVAIMGPSGSGKSTLMTILGLLDVPTSGSYWLDGQDVSKLDRVQQARVRNQKLGFVFQNFNLLPRLTALKNVELPLVYGRVGAREREERARQALEAVGLGAKMNNRPNELSGGQKQRVAIARALVSNPAMVLADEPTGALDTRTGAEIMALFRQLNREQGITIVIVTHDPEIGKQMDRVIGLRDGRISENILQEYYHVVPAAEELELPMREKEPVAVPVIRTEQE; from the coding sequence ATGCATCCTGAGACAGAATACATTACTCCGGTCGGAGCGATTGATTTCGTGACCGAGCCGGTGGTGCGCATTGAGCATGTGACGAAGGAATTCATCACTGGTGGCAATCGCTTCCGCGCGCTCGACGACGTATCGCTCGACATTCATCGCGGCGAGATGGTCGCTATTATGGGTCCGTCGGGCAGCGGCAAAAGCACGCTGATGACGATCCTGGGTCTGCTCGATGTGCCGACGTCGGGTTCCTACTGGCTCGACGGGCAGGACGTCAGCAAACTCGATCGTGTGCAGCAGGCGCGGGTGCGCAACCAGAAACTCGGTTTCGTCTTCCAGAACTTCAACCTGTTGCCGCGGCTGACCGCCCTGAAGAATGTGGAACTGCCGCTCGTCTACGGGCGTGTCGGTGCGCGCGAGCGTGAGGAGCGCGCCCGTCAGGCGCTTGAAGCCGTTGGACTGGGCGCAAAAATGAACAACCGCCCGAATGAACTCTCTGGCGGTCAGAAGCAGCGCGTCGCCATCGCCCGTGCGCTGGTGAGCAATCCGGCAATGGTGCTCGCCGACGAACCGACTGGCGCGCTCGACACGCGCACCGGCGCGGAGATCATGGCGCTCTTTCGGCAGTTGAACCGCGAACAGGGCATCACCATCGTCATCGTCACGCACGACCCGGAGATCGGCAAGCAGATGGATCGGGTCATCGGGCTGCGCGACGGGCGGATAAGCGAGAACATTTTGCAAGAGTATTACCACGTTGTTCCGGCAGCGGAAGAACTGGAGTTGCCGATGCGCGAAAAAGAACCGGTCGCAGTGCCGGTTATCCGCACAGAACAGGAGTAA
- a CDS encoding aldehyde dehydrogenase family protein, with protein sequence MDDHITDDLPCYGLYINGSWVDAEGGLMPVNEPARGRTMAYVARGSAADVDRAVAAAREAFDRGPWPHTPGHERARILNAIADLIEEHTAEFAELESRNLGAPLRKTTFVDIPWSVEHLRVFAELATIHPYEALPWTDIPSVSWNFVWREPIGVCGQIVPWNYPLLMTIWKIAPALAAGNTVVLKPASYTPLTALMLMRLIHEAGLLPRGVLNIVTGPGAEVGDALARHPGVDKVSFTGSTETGRHIMRLASDTIKRLTLELGGKSPSLVMPDADLELATDGVLFGVFFNGGQSCEAGTRCLVPESLHDEFLERLVTRARSLRIGDPLDLETDLGPLVSEAQCRIVEEYIDVGKHEGARLVTGGKRARIPGFEYGPFIEPTIFTGVQNGTRLAQEEIFGPVLSVIPYRTVTEAIELANASRYGLGAAVWSRDLQGAIEVAKRIRTGTVWINDHHIILPRAPFGGYKQSGIGREHGIYGLMAYTELKHIHVDLMQKRSGRVWWDVLIPQRDQSEEAGL encoded by the coding sequence ATGGACGACCACATCACAGATGATCTCCCGTGCTATGGGTTGTATATCAATGGCAGCTGGGTCGATGCCGAAGGCGGCCTGATGCCGGTCAACGAACCGGCGCGTGGGCGGACGATGGCGTATGTAGCGCGCGGCTCGGCAGCCGATGTGGATCGCGCCGTGGCAGCAGCACGTGAAGCGTTTGATCGCGGTCCCTGGCCCCACACTCCCGGTCACGAACGCGCGCGCATCCTCAATGCGATTGCCGACCTGATCGAAGAGCACACCGCCGAATTTGCCGAACTCGAGTCGCGCAACCTTGGCGCCCCGCTGCGCAAGACGACCTTTGTCGATATTCCGTGGTCGGTCGAGCATCTGCGCGTGTTCGCCGAACTGGCGACGATCCATCCGTATGAGGCGCTGCCGTGGACGGATATTCCCTCGGTGAGTTGGAATTTCGTCTGGCGTGAGCCGATCGGCGTTTGCGGGCAGATTGTGCCGTGGAACTATCCGCTTCTCATGACGATCTGGAAGATCGCACCGGCGCTGGCTGCGGGGAACACTGTGGTGCTCAAACCAGCGTCCTACACGCCGCTGACAGCGCTCATGCTGATGAGACTGATTCACGAAGCCGGGTTGCTGCCACGCGGCGTGCTGAATATCGTGACCGGTCCGGGGGCGGAGGTTGGTGACGCACTGGCGCGGCATCCCGGCGTGGACAAGGTGTCGTTCACCGGATCGACCGAAACCGGGCGTCATATCATGCGGTTGGCGAGCGATACGATCAAGCGCCTGACCCTCGAACTCGGCGGCAAGTCGCCGAGCCTGGTGATGCCCGACGCCGATCTCGAACTCGCCACCGATGGCGTGCTATTCGGCGTCTTTTTCAACGGCGGGCAGAGTTGTGAAGCAGGAACGCGCTGCCTGGTGCCAGAAAGCCTGCACGACGAGTTTCTCGAGCGTCTGGTGACGCGCGCCCGCTCGCTGCGGATCGGCGACCCGCTCGATCTGGAAACCGACCTGGGTCCGCTCGTTTCCGAAGCGCAGTGCCGGATCGTCGAGGAGTACATCGATGTCGGCAAGCACGAAGGCGCGCGCCTGGTGACCGGCGGCAAACGCGCACGGATCCCCGGTTTTGAGTATGGTCCATTCATTGAACCAACGATCTTCACCGGTGTGCAGAACGGCACACGCCTGGCGCAGGAAGAAATCTTTGGTCCGGTGCTATCGGTCATTCCGTACCGGACCGTGACGGAGGCGATTGAACTGGCGAATGCCAGTCGCTATGGGCTTGGCGCCGCCGTCTGGTCACGTGATCTTCAAGGCGCGATTGAGGTCGCCAAGCGCATCCGCACCGGTACTGTCTGGATCAACGACCATCACATCATTCTGCCGCGTGCGCCATTTGGCGGCTACAAGCAGAGCGGCATCGGGCGCGAACACGGTATCTACGGCTTGATGGCGTACACCGAACTGAAGCACATCCATGTCGATCTGATGCAGAAGCGCAGCGGGCGCGTCTGGTGGGACGTGCTCATCCCGCAACGCGATCAGAGTGAGGAAGCGGGGTTGTAG
- a CDS encoding DUF4258 domain-containing protein, protein MTNAQPIAHYRISEHARNEMSRRQISESEITSVLAAPEQVEIVREGRAVYQSRFQIGDPPKLYLVRVFVDVDVIPPVVVTVYRTSKVAKYWGKE, encoded by the coding sequence ATGACAAACGCGCAGCCCATTGCCCACTATCGCATATCTGAGCACGCTCGAAATGAAATGAGTCGTCGCCAGATCAGCGAGAGCGAGATCACCAGCGTTCTGGCAGCCCCTGAACAGGTTGAAATCGTGCGGGAAGGTCGCGCAGTCTATCAGTCACGCTTTCAGATTGGTGATCCGCCCAAACTCTACCTTGTCCGTGTTTTTGTCGACGTTGATGTTATCCCGCCTGTAGTCGTCACAGTTTATCGTACAAGCAAGGTTGCGAAGTATTGGGGGAAGGAATGA
- a CDS encoding TetR/AcrR family transcriptional regulator → MQDILNEPAYGPTAARILMTATRLFMQRGYSAVSISDIVQAADVTKPTLYYHFSDKEELFVLVAIHMLAEMYATMRRAIANQPDTRARLVALAQVLLHEPNSDTRMMRHQAREHLNPERQRRLAEAFKRYMVDPLREVMQQGIDSGELRGRSADDLTMLFLGLMEGFQRQTAPPVEPERSDIYQSISTDHFSAETLVDLFLYGTAAR, encoded by the coding sequence ATGCAAGATATCCTGAACGAACCGGCATACGGTCCCACCGCAGCACGCATTCTGATGACGGCGACGCGGCTCTTCATGCAGCGCGGCTATAGCGCGGTGTCGATCAGCGACATTGTGCAGGCTGCCGATGTGACCAAGCCAACGCTGTACTACCACTTTTCCGATAAGGAAGAGTTGTTCGTGCTCGTGGCGATCCATATGCTGGCAGAAATGTACGCAACGATGCGGCGCGCCATCGCCAATCAGCCCGACACGCGCGCTCGCCTGGTTGCGCTGGCGCAGGTGCTGCTCCATGAACCCAACAGCGACACGCGCATGATGCGTCATCAGGCGCGTGAGCACCTGAACCCGGAGCGTCAGCGTCGCCTGGCTGAAGCGTTCAAACGCTACATGGTCGATCCGTTGCGCGAGGTGATGCAGCAGGGGATCGACAGCGGTGAACTGCGGGGACGCAGCGCCGATGATCTGACCATGCTGTTCCTGGGTCTGATGGAAGGGTTCCAGCGCCAGACGGCGCCGCCGGTCGAACCAGAGCGCAGCGACATATATCAGTCGATTTCGACCGACCATTTCTCTGCTGAGACGCTGGTCGATCTCTTCCTTTACGGCACTGCCGCGCGTTAG
- a CDS encoding TraR/DksA family transcriptional regulator: MPSTTIFAAQRERLEAERDALLAEIAALERERASREESAGIGNVVAEEMMETLVRERDLALRSNARDLLEQVNAALRRIDEGTYGICADCGEPIPLERLEALPYATLCVRCQAARERARRW, translated from the coding sequence ATGCCATCGACGACGATCTTCGCAGCACAACGAGAGCGACTCGAAGCGGAGCGCGACGCATTACTCGCCGAGATCGCCGCACTGGAGCGGGAACGCGCCAGTCGTGAGGAGAGCGCCGGTATCGGAAATGTGGTTGCCGAAGAGATGATGGAAACGCTGGTGCGCGAACGTGACCTCGCTCTGCGCAGCAATGCGCGTGATCTGCTTGAACAGGTCAACGCCGCGCTGCGTCGCATCGATGAAGGCACGTATGGGATCTGCGCCGATTGCGGCGAACCTATCCCGCTTGAACGACTGGAGGCGCTCCCATATGCAACGCTGTGTGTCCGTTGCCAGGCGGCGCGTGAGCGCGCCCGGCGCTGGTAG